Proteins encoded within one genomic window of Halorussus salilacus:
- a CDS encoding elongation factor EF-2, translated as MGRRKKIVEQCERLMDEPEHIRNIAIAAHVDHGKTTLTDNLLAGAGMIADQGEATQLMMDTEEDEQERGITIDAANVSMTHEYEDTDHLINLIDTPGHVDFGGDVTRAMRAVDGALVVVDAVEGAMPQTETVLRQALREGVKPTLFINKVDRLISELQEGPEEMQRRLLNVIDDVNELIRGMTEEMDDIDDWTVSVEDGTVGFGSALYKWGVSMPSMQRTGMDFGDIMELERADKRQELHERTPLSDVVLDMVCEHFPDPIEAQPRRIPRIWRGDDESELAEQMRLVDEDGEVVLMVTDIGIDPHAGEIAAGRVFSGTLEKGQELYVSGTAGKNRVQSVGIYMGGEREEVERVPAGNIAAVTGLKDAIAGSTVSSVEMTPFESIEHISEPVITKSVEAKNMDDLPKLIETLRQVSKEDPTIQVTINEDTGEHLISGQGELHLEVITQRIERNQGIPVNTGEPIVVFREAIQEMTEVIEGISPNRHNRFYIQAQPLTEEIIEKIKMGDISMDMPEQERREALQEAGMEKDMSQNVEHIHGTNILIDDTKGIQHLNETMELVIEGLEEALDDGPLAGEPVQGTLLRLEDAKLHEDTIHRGPAQVIPAVRNAVHNALVQGEVRLLEPMQDVRIDVPNDHMGAASGEIQGRRGRVDDMYQEGDLMVVEGIAPVDEMIGFSSDIRSATEGRASWNTENAGFEVMADNLQRETIIEIRERKGMKTELPEAIDYF; from the coding sequence ATGGGTAGACGAAAGAAGATCGTCGAACAGTGCGAGCGATTGATGGACGAGCCGGAGCACATCCGGAACATCGCAATCGCCGCACACGTCGACCACGGCAAGACGACCCTGACGGACAACCTCCTGGCCGGTGCTGGCATGATCGCCGACCAGGGCGAAGCGACGCAGTTGATGATGGACACCGAGGAGGACGAGCAGGAGCGCGGCATCACCATCGACGCCGCGAACGTCTCGATGACCCACGAGTACGAGGACACCGACCACCTCATCAACCTCATCGACACCCCGGGCCACGTCGACTTCGGCGGTGACGTGACCCGCGCGATGCGCGCCGTCGACGGCGCGCTCGTGGTGGTGGACGCGGTCGAGGGCGCGATGCCCCAGACCGAGACCGTCCTCCGACAGGCGCTCCGTGAGGGCGTCAAGCCCACCCTGTTCATCAACAAGGTCGACCGCCTCATCTCCGAACTGCAGGAGGGCCCCGAGGAGATGCAGCGGCGTCTGCTCAACGTCATCGACGACGTGAACGAGCTGATCCGCGGCATGACCGAGGAGATGGACGACATCGACGACTGGACCGTCTCCGTCGAGGACGGGACGGTCGGGTTCGGGTCGGCCCTCTACAAGTGGGGCGTCTCGATGCCGTCGATGCAGCGCACCGGGATGGACTTCGGCGACATCATGGAGCTCGAACGCGCCGACAAGCGCCAGGAGCTCCACGAGCGCACGCCCCTGTCGGACGTCGTCCTCGACATGGTCTGTGAGCACTTCCCCGACCCCATCGAGGCCCAGCCCCGTCGTATCCCGCGCATCTGGCGCGGCGACGACGAGTCCGAGCTCGCCGAGCAGATGCGTCTGGTCGACGAGGACGGCGAGGTCGTCCTGATGGTGACCGACATCGGCATCGACCCCCACGCCGGGGAGATCGCCGCGGGTCGCGTCTTCTCGGGCACGCTGGAGAAGGGCCAAGAGCTGTACGTCTCCGGGACCGCGGGCAAGAACCGCGTCCAGAGCGTCGGCATCTACATGGGCGGCGAGCGCGAGGAAGTCGAGCGCGTCCCCGCCGGGAACATCGCCGCCGTCACTGGTCTGAAGGACGCCATCGCGGGGTCGACGGTGTCCAGCGTCGAGATGACGCCGTTCGAGTCCATCGAGCACATCTCCGAGCCGGTCATCACGAAGTCGGTCGAGGCCAAGAACATGGACGACCTCCCGAAGCTCATCGAGACGCTCCGGCAGGTCTCGAAGGAGGACCCCACGATTCAGGTCACCATCAACGAGGACACCGGCGAGCACCTCATCTCCGGGCAGGGCGAGCTCCACCTCGAAGTCATCACCCAGCGCATCGAGCGCAATCAGGGCATCCCGGTCAACACCGGTGAACCCATCGTGGTGTTCCGCGAGGCCATCCAGGAGATGACCGAGGTCATCGAGGGCATCTCGCCGAACCGCCACAACCGGTTCTACATCCAGGCCCAGCCCCTGACCGAGGAGATCATCGAGAAGATCAAGATGGGCGACATCTCGATGGACATGCCCGAGCAGGAGCGCCGCGAGGCGCTCCAGGAGGCGGGCATGGAGAAGGACATGTCCCAGAACGTCGAGCACATCCACGGGACCAACATCCTCATCGACGACACGAAGGGTATCCAGCACCTCAACGAGACGATGGAGCTCGTCATCGAGGGCCTCGAAGAGGCGCTCGACGACGGCCCGCTGGCTGGCGAGCCCGTTCAGGGGACGCTCCTCCGACTGGAGGACGCCAAGCTCCACGAGGACACCATCCACCGCGGTCCCGCGCAGGTCATCCCCGCGGTCCGCAACGCGGTCCACAACGCGCTCGTGCAGGGTGAAGTTCGCCTGCTCGAACCGATGCAGGACGTGCGCATCGACGTGCCCAACGACCACATGGGCGCGGCGTCCGGCGAGATTCAGGGCCGCCGTGGCCGCGTCGACGACATGTACCAGGAGGGCGACCTCATGGTCGTCGAGGGCATCGCGCCGGTCGACGAGATGATCGGCTTCTCCAGCGACATCCGTAGCGCGACCGAGGGTCGCGCGTCGTGGAACACCGAGAACGCCGGGTTCGAGGTCATGGCCGACAACCTCCAGCGCGAGACCATCATCGAAATCCGCGAGCGCAAGGGCATGAAGACCGAACTGCCCGAGGCCATCGACTACTTCTAG
- a CDS encoding DUF5781 family protein, which yields MDVHVHEPGPSAPFLRARDLFETGYDLDRPVHVHVRDSPDERTWTAHPEGRHVLNISRQAATSAMARELALHEYAHMARHEQAHPSHTQSTEEVLFLALSGTSVERRRVTHCYQIANHMKDIYADDITLRVGPTDKLVSFLESELAAAVADRPTPRRHGPAGDRDGLRITSTADPEMTAVNAAFALALVERHGLVDGDHRLYDLAHAAADDATDVDLWGFKRRFESLGPDPDESEYRRNLVDAAREYAVGDPGRAAD from the coding sequence ATGGATGTTCACGTCCACGAGCCCGGTCCGTCAGCGCCGTTTCTCCGCGCCCGCGACCTCTTCGAGACCGGCTACGACCTCGACCGGCCGGTCCACGTCCACGTCCGCGACAGCCCCGACGAGCGGACGTGGACCGCCCATCCCGAGGGCAGGCACGTCCTGAACATCTCCCGGCAGGCCGCCACCAGCGCGATGGCGCGCGAACTCGCCCTCCACGAGTACGCCCACATGGCGCGCCACGAGCAGGCCCATCCCTCCCACACCCAATCGACCGAGGAGGTCCTGTTCCTCGCGCTCTCGGGCACGTCGGTCGAGCGCAGGCGGGTGACCCACTGCTACCAGATCGCCAACCACATGAAGGACATCTACGCAGACGACATCACCCTCCGGGTCGGCCCGACCGACAAACTGGTGTCGTTCCTCGAATCCGAACTCGCGGCCGCGGTCGCCGACCGGCCCACGCCGAGACGCCACGGCCCGGCGGGCGACCGGGACGGTCTCCGCATCACCAGCACCGCCGACCCCGAGATGACCGCGGTCAACGCCGCGTTCGCGCTGGCGCTGGTCGAGCGCCACGGACTCGTCGACGGGGACCACCGCCTCTACGACCTCGCGCACGCGGCGGCCGACGACGCGACCGACGTGGACCTGTGGGGGTTCAAGCGCCGGTTCGAGTCGCTGGGACCCGACCCCGACGAGAGCGAATACCGCCGCAACCTCGTGGACGCGGCCCGCGAGTACGCGGTTGGCGACCCCGGGCGGGCGGCCGATTAG
- a CDS encoding phosphatase PAP2 family protein, protein MLPVRIIAQVLFVVFALIAVASPVFVGLARLSRIPATARQRLRAVGPYVAVLVALLAVNSVVRDLGPEFSWIVGYNVTGIIHAIEGQFVAHLQSTLASPMLTAYFSYVYVYGYAFLLIFPVVAYFALEDTEPLRQTIVAYSLNYGIGVLCYLAFIAYGPRNLMPEMVEGLLFTTYPEYKLLTAEVNSNTNVFPSLHTSLSVTVALLAARTREVYRGWFYVATLLAASITFSTMYLGIHWGTDVIAGILVAVGSVRYAESPRFEFDRF, encoded by the coding sequence ATGCTTCCCGTTCGCATCATCGCACAGGTCCTGTTCGTCGTCTTCGCCCTGATCGCGGTCGCCAGCCCGGTGTTCGTCGGTCTGGCGCGCCTGTCCCGGATTCCGGCGACGGCCCGACAACGGTTGCGAGCCGTCGGGCCGTACGTCGCGGTGCTGGTCGCCCTCCTCGCCGTCAACAGCGTGGTCCGGGACTTGGGTCCCGAGTTCTCGTGGATCGTCGGCTACAACGTCACCGGCATCATTCACGCCATCGAGGGGCAGTTCGTCGCCCACCTCCAGTCGACGCTGGCGTCGCCGATGCTCACGGCGTACTTCTCGTACGTGTACGTCTACGGCTACGCCTTCCTGCTCATCTTCCCGGTGGTGGCGTACTTCGCGCTGGAGGACACCGAGCCACTGCGCCAGACCATCGTCGCCTACTCGCTCAACTACGGAATCGGCGTCCTCTGCTATCTGGCGTTCATCGCGTACGGGCCGCGGAACCTCATGCCCGAGATGGTCGAGGGCCTGCTGTTCACGACCTACCCCGAGTACAAGCTGCTGACGGCGGAGGTCAACAGCAACACCAACGTCTTCCCGTCGCTACACACCTCGCTGTCGGTCACGGTCGCGTTGCTCGCGGCCCGGACCCGGGAGGTCTATCGCGGGTGGTTCTACGTCGCGACGCTGTTGGCGGCCAGCATCACGTTCTCGACGATGTATCTGGGCATCCACTGGGGGACCGACGTGATCGCGGGCATCCTCGTCGCGGTCGGTAGCGTCCGGTACGCCGAGTCGCCGCGATTCGAGTTCGACCGCTTCTAA
- a CDS encoding ABC transporter substrate-binding protein, giving the protein MGQEDTMLDDDGSRLDGRRRALLAGVAGVATASTAGCVRRVRSIANRDPSRQVSLEVKTVPADIDSQAAHIARIVTERLTEVGIDASVTPMDEQELLRDVLINKEFDIYVAQHPGYDDPDFLRSLLHSKYIEEPGWQNPFGYSDLDVDELLDVQRRRHGSERHETLAELQETVAQQQPFTVVAFPDDVWGARTDRFEGWNQYGLGRPLGYLALDPVSDDAERVDLLVTDDRLTKNLNPLATEFRNRGTFTGLLYDPLARRYDESLRPWLAEDWEWTHDASDDRPVASVTLREDVTWHDGESLTASDVVFTYRFLADTSLGSDDGPVPAPMFRSRVSLVDNIEQVDSRTVEIAFVPSDPSVAERAFTVPILPERIWESKSSDADVAGIDLGDRTTEAVVWDNPEPVGSGPLQFEEKDAAEQVVFSRFDDHFLHDDSDDERPRFEVGFEELVLQVAPSEPSAVELLETEEADAMASPVSPSIVPRLARSSDINLVVETSRSFYHLGFNVQRPPLGNPRFRRNVARLLDKEHVASEVFDGYAIPAASPLAVTDWEASDLSWDGEDPVLPFFGSDGELDVEAAREAFRQAGYRYDGNTLVNR; this is encoded by the coding sequence ATGGGGCAAGAAGATACGATGCTCGACGACGACGGAAGCCGACTCGACGGTCGCAGGCGCGCGCTACTCGCGGGTGTTGCGGGCGTCGCGACCGCGAGTACCGCGGGGTGTGTCCGACGCGTCCGAAGCATCGCCAATCGCGACCCCTCCCGACAGGTGTCGCTCGAAGTGAAGACGGTCCCCGCCGACATCGACTCGCAGGCGGCCCACATCGCTAGAATCGTGACCGAGCGCCTGACCGAGGTCGGCATCGACGCGAGCGTGACGCCGATGGACGAACAGGAACTCCTCCGCGACGTGCTCATCAACAAGGAGTTCGACATCTACGTGGCCCAGCACCCCGGATACGACGACCCGGACTTTCTGCGCTCTCTGCTCCACTCCAAGTACATCGAGGAACCGGGGTGGCAGAACCCCTTCGGGTACTCCGACCTCGACGTAGACGAACTCCTCGACGTTCAGCGCCGAAGACACGGCTCCGAACGCCACGAGACGCTGGCGGAACTCCAGGAGACCGTCGCCCAACAGCAACCGTTCACCGTCGTCGCGTTCCCGGACGACGTGTGGGGCGCTCGGACCGACCGGTTCGAGGGCTGGAACCAGTACGGACTCGGTCGACCGCTCGGCTACCTCGCGCTCGACCCAGTGAGCGACGACGCAGAACGGGTGGACTTGCTGGTGACCGACGACAGGCTGACCAAGAACCTCAATCCGCTGGCGACCGAGTTCCGGAACCGGGGAACGTTCACGGGACTGCTGTACGACCCGCTCGCCCGGCGCTACGACGAGAGCCTGCGACCGTGGCTCGCAGAGGACTGGGAGTGGACCCACGACGCGAGCGACGACCGACCAGTCGCCAGCGTCACCCTCCGCGAGGACGTGACGTGGCACGACGGCGAGTCGCTCACCGCCTCGGACGTGGTGTTCACCTACCGATTCCTCGCCGACACCTCGCTCGGTAGCGACGACGGCCCGGTTCCGGCACCCATGTTCCGGTCTCGGGTGTCGCTGGTCGACAACATCGAGCAGGTCGACTCTCGGACGGTCGAGATAGCGTTCGTCCCCAGCGACCCCTCGGTCGCCGAACGCGCGTTCACCGTGCCGATACTCCCCGAGCGCATCTGGGAGTCGAAGTCGAGCGACGCCGACGTCGCGGGCATCGACCTCGGCGACCGGACGACCGAGGCGGTCGTCTGGGACAACCCGGAACCGGTGGGAAGCGGTCCGTTGCAGTTCGAGGAGAAGGACGCGGCCGAGCAGGTGGTGTTCTCGCGATTCGACGACCACTTCCTCCACGACGACTCGGACGACGAACGCCCGCGGTTCGAGGTCGGCTTCGAGGAACTCGTGTTGCAGGTCGCTCCCTCCGAACCGTCGGCCGTCGAACTCCTCGAAACCGAGGAGGCCGACGCGATGGCGTCGCCCGTCTCACCGAGTATCGTCCCCAGACTCGCCAGAAGCTCCGACATCAATCTGGTCGTCGAGACCTCGCGGTCGTTCTACCACCTCGGGTTCAACGTCCAGCGGCCACCGCTGGGGAACCCGCGGTTCCGTCGAAACGTCGCCCGACTGCTCGACAAGGAGCACGTCGCCTCGGAGGTGTTCGACGGCTACGCCATACCCGCCGCGAGCCCGCTCGCAGTCACCGACTGGGAGGCGTCCGACCTCTCGTGGGATGGCGAGGACCCCGTGCTACCATTCTTTGGCTCCGACGGCGAACTCGACGTCGAGGCGGCCCGCGAGGCGTTCCGTCAGGCGGGATACCGATACGACGGCAACACGCTCGTGAACCGGTGA
- a CDS encoding PQQ-dependent sugar dehydrogenase: MDGVPTTSRRHFLAAAGATALAGCGKVEVGEPTPEYDYEVTHDETEWERYDPDWEGPTDPPLPADVEVEVLVENLEIPWDLSFAPTGELFVTERTGRVHEFDGGDLQRIAAPDSVIDAEALSPGPDDEPHWETWFVEGGEGGMLGVAVHPEYPDAPFVYVYFTAETDDGTVNRVVRYDIDADDPADTAEVLVDDIPADTVHNGGRIAFGPANYLWVTVGDAGDPDLAQDPDALPGSVLRLTPDGEPHPDNPDAGDPRVFTYGHRNPQGIAWLPDARPLVTEHGPDGRDEVNLLRAGENYGWPEVRTREEYSEDDAYAHPLVNTAEESWGICGCVFYTGETVPEWTNRLVVGTLIGQHVNVVTLNREGEGPPRDGDAEAYDDSWYDDALAATSHRTFEDVLGRVRHVEQGPDGHLYAITSNRDGRPRGDTFPRERDDVLVRLGPAE; encoded by the coding sequence ATGGACGGAGTTCCGACGACCTCCAGACGGCACTTCCTCGCGGCCGCGGGCGCTACCGCGCTCGCTGGCTGTGGGAAGGTCGAAGTCGGCGAGCCGACCCCCGAGTACGACTACGAGGTGACCCACGACGAGACCGAGTGGGAGCGCTACGACCCCGACTGGGAGGGGCCGACCGACCCGCCGCTCCCGGCCGACGTCGAGGTCGAGGTGCTGGTCGAGAACCTCGAAATCCCGTGGGACCTCTCGTTCGCGCCCACCGGCGAACTGTTCGTGACCGAGCGGACCGGCCGGGTCCACGAGTTCGACGGCGGCGACCTCCAGCGGATCGCGGCACCCGACTCGGTCATCGACGCCGAGGCGCTCTCGCCCGGACCCGACGACGAGCCCCACTGGGAGACGTGGTTCGTCGAGGGCGGCGAAGGCGGCATGCTCGGGGTCGCGGTCCACCCCGAGTACCCGGACGCCCCGTTCGTCTACGTCTACTTCACCGCGGAGACCGACGACGGCACGGTGAATCGGGTCGTCCGATACGACATCGACGCCGACGACCCGGCAGACACCGCGGAGGTCCTCGTCGACGACATCCCGGCCGACACCGTTCATAACGGCGGGCGAATCGCGTTCGGCCCGGCGAACTACCTCTGGGTCACGGTCGGCGACGCGGGGGACCCCGACCTCGCGCAGGACCCCGACGCGCTCCCGGGGAGCGTCCTCCGACTCACGCCCGACGGCGAGCCACATCCGGACAACCCCGACGCGGGCGACCCCCGGGTGTTCACCTACGGCCACCGGAACCCGCAGGGCATCGCGTGGCTCCCGGACGCTCGGCCCCTCGTCACCGAACACGGCCCGGACGGCCGCGACGAGGTGAACCTCCTCCGGGCGGGCGAGAACTACGGCTGGCCCGAGGTTCGCACGCGCGAGGAGTACTCCGAGGACGACGCCTACGCCCACCCGCTGGTCAACACCGCCGAGGAGTCGTGGGGCATCTGCGGTTGCGTCTTCTACACCGGCGAGACGGTCCCCGAGTGGACGAACCGGCTGGTCGTCGGAACGCTCATCGGCCAGCACGTCAACGTCGTGACGCTCAACCGCGAAGGCGAGGGGCCGCCCCGCGACGGCGACGCCGAGGCGTACGACGACTCGTGGTACGACGACGCGCTCGCGGCCACCTCCCACCGAACCTTCGAGGACGTGCTCGGCAGGGTCCGCCACGTCGAGCAGGGACCCGACGGTCACCTCTACGCCATCACGTCGAACCGCGACGGTCGCCCGCGCGGCGACACGTTCCCACGCGAGCGCGACGACGTGCTCGTCCGACTCGGTCCCGCGGAGTGA
- a CDS encoding cupin domain-containing protein gives MSYTKVDSRDVDPIADGLRFLRDPLDCEKLGVTVLDADPGWTGKEHDHADDGQEEVYVLLEGSATVSVEGEDVELESGEALRIPADATRQIRNGDTESQFVLVGASGE, from the coding sequence ATGTCGTACACCAAGGTGGATTCGCGCGACGTGGACCCCATCGCCGACGGACTGCGCTTCCTCCGCGACCCGCTCGACTGCGAGAAACTCGGCGTGACCGTCCTCGACGCCGACCCCGGTTGGACCGGCAAGGAACACGACCACGCCGACGACGGCCAAGAGGAGGTGTACGTCCTGCTGGAGGGGTCGGCGACGGTCTCGGTCGAGGGCGAGGACGTGGAACTGGAGTCCGGCGAGGCGCTCCGGATTCCGGCCGACGCGACCCGGCAAATTCGGAACGGCGACACCGAGAGCCAGTTCGTGCTGGTCGGGGCGTCCGGGGAGTGA
- a CDS encoding 30S ribosomal protein S7, producing the protein MAAEDQPDPDAPVATDEETVGDAKLFGEWDVTNVEYSDPSTERYINVTPVAHTMGRHAGKQFKKSEVSVVERLTNRLMQTEENTGKKQQTLKIVRDAFETIHERTDENPVQVLVEAVENAAPREETVRLKYGGISVPKAVDVAPQRRVDQSLKFIAEGVHSASFKTSTDAADALADQLVGAANYDVQTYAINQKEEKERVAAAAR; encoded by the coding sequence ATGGCGGCAGAAGACCAACCCGACCCCGACGCGCCCGTCGCGACCGACGAGGAGACCGTAGGCGATGCGAAGCTGTTCGGCGAGTGGGACGTCACGAACGTCGAGTACAGCGACCCCTCGACCGAGCGCTACATCAACGTCACGCCGGTCGCCCACACGATGGGCCGCCACGCTGGCAAGCAGTTCAAGAAGAGCGAGGTCTCGGTCGTCGAGCGGCTCACCAACCGCCTGATGCAGACCGAGGAGAACACCGGCAAGAAACAGCAGACGCTCAAGATCGTCCGCGACGCGTTCGAGACCATCCACGAGCGCACCGACGAGAACCCGGTGCAGGTGCTCGTCGAGGCGGTCGAGAACGCCGCCCCGCGCGAGGAGACCGTCCGCCTGAAGTACGGCGGCATCTCGGTGCCGAAGGCCGTCGACGTCGCGCCCCAGCGCCGTGTCGACCAGTCGCTGAAGTTCATCGCCGAGGGCGTCCACAGCGCGTCGTTCAAGACCTCGACCGACGCCGCCGACGCGCTCGCCGACCAGCTCGTCGGCGCGGCCAACTACGACGTCCAGACCTACGCCATCAACCAGAAAGAAGAGAAAGAGCGCGTCGCGGCCGCGGCCCGCTAA
- a CDS encoding 30S ribosomal protein S12: protein MANGKYAARKLKKDRQNHRWSDSDYARRERGLNVKSDPLEGAPQGRGIVLEKVGVEAKQPNSAIRKCVRVQLIKNGKQVTAFCPGDGAISFIDEHDEVTIAGIGGAKGRAMGDLGGVNYKVEKVNGVSLEELVRGNAEKPVR from the coding sequence ATGGCGAACGGCAAGTACGCAGCGCGAAAACTCAAGAAGGACCGCCAGAATCACCGGTGGTCCGACTCCGATTACGCCCGACGCGAGCGCGGCCTCAACGTGAAGTCCGACCCCCTCGAAGGCGCGCCGCAGGGCCGAGGTATCGTTCTGGAGAAGGTGGGCGTCGAGGCCAAACAGCCCAACTCCGCCATCCGGAAGTGCGTCCGGGTCCAGCTCATCAAGAACGGCAAGCAGGTCACCGCGTTCTGCCCCGGCGACGGCGCGATTTCGTTCATCGACGAGCACGACGAGGTCACCATCGCGGGCATCGGCGGCGCGAAGGGCCGCGCGATGGGCGACCTCGGTGGCGTCAACTACAAGGTCGAGAAGGTCAACGGCGTGAGCCTCGAAGAACTGGTCCGCGGAAACGCCGAAAAGCCGGTGCGATAA
- a CDS encoding NusA-like transcription termination signal-binding factor — translation MVVTLSDTARQYIALFEDETGATARDCVVFEDERDGDDAPDERVVFLVKPGDMGRAIGSGGENVRKVEGQLGRDVTLVEDADTPEDFVANALAPAAVHNVTVSEGDETVAYAEVDTEDTGVAIGEGGRNILAAEKLAKRHYDIDDIQLT, via the coding sequence ATGGTCGTCACGCTCTCGGACACGGCCCGCCAGTACATCGCCCTCTTCGAGGACGAGACGGGCGCGACCGCCCGCGACTGCGTCGTCTTCGAGGACGAGAGGGACGGCGACGACGCGCCCGACGAGCGCGTCGTCTTCCTCGTCAAGCCGGGCGACATGGGCCGAGCCATCGGGTCGGGCGGCGAGAACGTCCGGAAGGTCGAGGGCCAGCTCGGCAGGGACGTGACCCTCGTCGAGGACGCCGACACGCCCGAGGACTTCGTCGCCAACGCGCTGGCCCCGGCGGCGGTGCACAACGTCACCGTCAGCGAGGGCGACGAGACGGTGGCCTACGCCGAGGTGGACACCGAGGACACCGGCGTCGCCATCGGCGAGGGCGGCCGGAACATCCTCGCCGCCGAGAAGTTGGCAAAGCGACACTACGACATCGACGACATACAGCTGACGTAG
- the rpoA2 gene encoding DNA-directed RNA polymerase subunit A'' yields the protein MTEYDVSEDIEAVVEDTDLPRRLKEEVYSTIEARDGVTVEQADDLARAVEGQYLDTRVDPLDPVGTVSAQSIGEPGTQMTMNTFHYAGVAEIDVTQGLPRLIELVDARKTPDTPMMTVHLEDEYATDREKAHEVVWQIEATKILALGDISTNVADMIVSIDLNEDTLEERMIAPDEIAEIIEDSLGVQTTQQGTVIEFGPQEPSYRDLLQLVEQLRDIVFKGIEDISRVVIRKEQLDEREEFVLYTEGSSFGDVIDIEGVDASRTTSNNIHEIHKNLGIEAAREAIINETMDTLEEQGLDDVNVRHLMLVADIMTNQGTIESIGRHGISGSKDSVLARAAFEVTVNHLLDAAIHGEVDDLNGVTENVIVGKPIKLGTGDVDLRMGSLSGDAEPEASD from the coding sequence ATGACCGAATACGACGTATCCGAAGACATCGAGGCCGTCGTCGAGGACACCGACCTCCCGCGACGGCTGAAAGAGGAGGTGTACAGCACCATCGAAGCACGCGACGGGGTCACCGTCGAACAGGCCGACGACCTCGCGCGGGCGGTCGAGGGCCAGTACCTCGACACCCGCGTGGACCCGCTCGACCCGGTGGGGACCGTCTCCGCGCAGTCAATCGGGGAGCCCGGAACCCAGATGACGATGAACACGTTCCACTACGCGGGGGTCGCGGAAATCGACGTGACCCAGGGCCTGCCGCGACTCATCGAGCTCGTGGACGCCCGCAAGACCCCCGACACGCCGATGATGACGGTCCATCTGGAGGACGAGTACGCCACCGACCGCGAGAAGGCCCACGAGGTCGTCTGGCAGATCGAGGCGACCAAGATACTCGCGCTCGGTGACATCTCGACCAACGTCGCCGACATGATCGTCTCCATCGACCTCAACGAGGACACCCTCGAAGAGCGGATGATCGCGCCCGACGAGATCGCCGAGATAATCGAGGACTCGCTGGGCGTCCAGACCACCCAGCAGGGGACGGTCATCGAGTTCGGCCCGCAGGAACCCAGCTACCGGGACCTGCTCCAGTTGGTCGAACAGCTACGGGACATCGTGTTCAAGGGCATTGAGGACATCTCGCGGGTCGTCATCCGCAAGGAGCAGCTCGACGAACGCGAGGAGTTCGTCCTCTACACCGAGGGGTCGTCGTTCGGCGACGTCATCGACATCGAGGGGGTCGACGCCAGCCGGACCACCTCGAACAACATCCACGAGATCCACAAGAATCTCGGCATCGAGGCCGCCCGCGAGGCCATCATCAACGAGACGATGGACACCCTCGAAGAGCAGGGCCTCGACGACGTGAACGTCCGCCACCTCATGCTGGTCGCCGACATCATGACCAATCAGGGCACCATCGAGTCCATCGGCCGCCACGGCATCTCCGGTAGCAAGGACTCGGTGCTGGCGCGCGCGGCGTTCGAGGTCACGGTCAACCACCTGCTCGACGCCGCCATCCACGGTGAGGTCGACGACCTCAACGGCGTGACCGAGAACGTCATCGTGGGCAAGCCAATCAAGCTCGGGACGGGCGACGTGGACCTCCGGATGGGGTCGCTGTCGGGCGACGCCGAACCCGAGGCCTCCGACTGA